Proteins encoded together in one Bacillus kexueae window:
- a CDS encoding DUF6470 family protein, with protein sequence MKLPQIRLESQQARISMTTTPPHQSIEQPQAELDIQNPKIEMEIHRTPSKLTIDQTKAWEDMDLKHIFRRIEEYAENGYQDWLNGLARMTEQGNELMKIEDGGNPIATQAKFNSESPTKEFNVGWVPSHFSVKIDYNPGKVDIEWKAQPAVNNSKPKKPIVDYKPGNVNIEMEQKANVKVDFENLLFKGINFEMKI encoded by the coding sequence ATGAAACTACCTCAAATTCGTTTGGAATCTCAACAGGCGAGAATTAGCATGACAACGACTCCACCTCATCAATCAATCGAACAACCGCAGGCGGAGCTAGACATTCAAAATCCTAAAATTGAAATGGAAATTCACCGCACACCTTCTAAATTAACCATTGACCAAACAAAAGCATGGGAAGATATGGACTTAAAACATATCTTTCGACGAATTGAAGAATATGCCGAAAACGGCTATCAAGATTGGTTAAATGGATTAGCGAGAATGACCGAGCAAGGAAATGAATTAATGAAGATTGAAGACGGTGGAAATCCAATTGCAACTCAAGCGAAATTTAACAGTGAGTCACCGACGAAAGAATTTAATGTTGGCTGGGTTCCATCTCATTTTAGTGTGAAAATAGATTACAATCCAGGTAAGGTTGATATCGAGTGGAAGGCGCAACCTGCCGTCAACAACTCAAAACCGAAAAAGCCAATTGTTGACTACAAGCCTGGCAATGTGAACATTGAAATGGAACAAAAAGCAAATGTAAAGGTAGACTTTGAAAACTTATTGTTTAAAGGGATTAATTT